One Salmo trutta chromosome 19, fSalTru1.1, whole genome shotgun sequence genomic window carries:
- the LOC115154219 gene encoding nuclear envelope pore membrane protein POM 121: protein MSPREKRFIAFSSLVFCSIVIFCLVVYYIPTFFYIAFILGVCCVACIYHSGESLNARLGPHPRHGLTIPPVLRRWLPEIANGLPTAGRVRSRTVKGDVREPLVFTDQRRSESAIYRQAAGHSDSFLFSPRDILMGSYIGKAESPPSVVGRPRAGANSRVNPNAREQLREILARPNHAVYTPNKRLSFGREPLGMMGRFTITPQRHYPLQQTGTSSVGILPPAQWDGFRKKNILSPRNSPAVHSPVTVKIARPDRNTTQSPFFDHLNSPGILGSPGLGAPADPCSRETVLSMLKESRKREVDNEDDRSFTAGQKSKRRRHDSSGSAHSAFEPLLPNGAPTQLVPKPGTLKRGLNTMMEESTMKKSRTSSISSVSCGLTPSGILGSVRNSIRSSLSSSQGFAQRKKASTRSLSPLSSPGSSRSQTPERASKKPREEDARSPSSASSTRSDKTLMDPAPTTEKLTPAPEVRVASDSAGSGKRKRKIPLVSSRRGDQISLPPPPELGYTITVKDLDQEKKAALSQINTVLEECEKSAPAPVVTTSYQPPVSSDPTPTLATLLASPLSISTSASVVAPIPVVNLDPVPSSIAAPVTTNHSANPLLESLKMMRNNALASAAAPTAAPAVSFVKALTPAPLVTSALQAETSLTAPQPTPTSSFQPAPTSLSQPASTMSSAFIQVLSQVTKAPSSVPTLGGASLFGLANTLTAPSSSLATTEITSSNNPLLASVFKPIFGPATPATSAPESTPAVPTFKPIFGSATATSAFGQPAATSAPSTASASASLLSGLTNSSTVAPAASLFTGVSSSTAPAPVPSVVPAAPPSVKSLFGNWSAPPAMTSATTIAPATGSTFQFGTTSTTAPAPTLSSTAAATTSNNGFLFGAMTTTSAATQLAPPATAQGGFTFGQAAATQNSTTASFSGFGMATAATTTAAAPAIQSTFTFGKSSFDASAASAFPSATQAPAAATAAANPFAFGSAGANPAPFAFGAAATTAASTFGTPTKLAFGASSTGFAFGNTAAAPAAPAFGSATQTAGTLPASAPTFSFGGVSAQQAPATPVQPTTGGFNFSAAISGTQFGTPNLTTQTPGFNFGAAASDKPAFGTSTPTFGQSTAAGPIPFGSPGTPVQGFSALAPSAFGSPSTPSFSIGAGSKTSGARQRLQARRQHPRKK, encoded by the exons ATGTCTCCAAGAGAGAAGCGGTTCATAGCGTTTAGCTCTCTCGTGTTTTGTTCTATCGTAATATTCTGTCTAGTTGTGTATTATATTCCAACCTTTTTTTATATAGCGTTCATTCTTGGAGTTTGTTGCGTTGCCTGTATTTATCACAGCGGAGAATCACTCAACGCTAGGTTAGGCCCTCATCCACGCCATGGTCTGACTATTCCACCCGTGCTGCGACGCTGGTTGCCAGAGATTGCGAACGGATTACCCACAGCGGGGAGAGTCAGAAGTCGCACCGTCAAGGGTGATGTTAGGGAACCGCTAGTATTTACCGACCAAAGACGTTCCGAGAGCGCTATTTATCGGCAAGCCGCGGGACACAGCGACTCATTTCTGTTCAGTCCTCGGGATATACTAATGGGAAGTTACATTGGGAAGGCAGAAAGTCCTCCCTCAGTTGTTGGGAGGCCGCGAGCCGGTGCGAATTCGCGTGTTAACCCAAACGCACGAGAGCAACTGCGCGAAATATTGGCGCGACCCAACCACGCGGTTTATACTCCGAACAAAAGGCTGTCATTCGGGAG GGAGCCCCTTGGCATGATGGGCAGGTTCACCATAACTCCCCAGCGCCACTACCCCCTCCAGCAGACCGGCACATCCTCTGTGGGCATCCTGCCCCCTGCACAGTGGGACGGCTTCAGAAAGAAGAACATTCTCAGCCCTCGCAACTCCCCGGCAGTCCACAGTCCAGTCACAGTGAAGATTGCTAGGCCAGATCGCAACACCACTCAATCCCCTTT ctttgatcatttgaactCCCCGGGAATCCTTGGTTCTCCAGGCCTGGGGGCCCCTGCAGACCCCTGCTCCAGGGAGACTGTTCTGAGCATGCTCAAAGAGAGCCGCAAGAGAGAGGTGGACAATGAAGATGACAGGAGCTTCACTGCAGGGCAAAAGAGCAAAAGGAG GCGCCATGACAGCAGTGGGAGTGCTCACTCGGCATTTGAGCCACTGCTGCCCAATGGAGCTCCTACACAGCTGGTGCCCAA GCCTGGTACGCTGAAGCGAGGACTGAACACTATGATGGAGGAGTCAACGATGAAGAAGTCGCGCACCTCCTCCATCAGTTCTGTGAGCTGTGGCCTGACCCCCAGCGGCATCCTGGGCTCGGTCCGTAACTCCATCCGCAGCTCCCTCAGCTCCTCACAAGGCTTTGCTCAG CGGAAAAAGGCCTCCACCCGcagcctctcccctctctccagcccTGGGTCGTCCCGCTCCCAGACCCCAGAGAGAGCCTCTAAAAAGCCCAG GGAAGAGGATGCTCGCTCGCCCAGCTCTGCGTCCTCGACGAGGTCTGACAAGACGTTGATGGACCCAGCACCCACCACTG AAAAACTGACTCCAGCCCCCGAGGTCCGTGTGGCGTCAGACTCTGCAGGTAGTGGGAAACGGAAACGCAAGATTCCGCTGGTGTCCAGTCGTAGAGGAGACCAAATCTCTCTG CCTCCACCTCCTGAGCTGGGCTACACCATCACTGTGAAAGACCTGGATCAGGAGAAGAAAGCCGCTCTCAGCCAGATCAACACAGTCCTCGAAGAGTGTG AGAAATCTGCGCCAGCTCCAGTAGTGACCACATCTTATCAACCTCCTGTGTCAAGCGACCCCACACCCACCCTGGCCACCCTGCTGGCCAGCCCTCTTTCCATATCGACATCTGCCAGTGTGGTGGCTCCTATCCCTGTGGTCAACCTGGATCCTGTCCCCTCAAGCATTGCCGCACCCGTCACCACCAACCACTCGGCCAACCCCCTCCTGGAGTCTCTTAAAATGATGAGGAACAACGCCCTCGCCAGTGCTGCTGCCCCCACTGCAG CTCCGGCTGTCTCCTTTGTGAAAGCATTGACTCCTGCACCACTGGTGACTTCTGCTCTGCAGGCAGAGACCAGCTTGACTGCTCCTCAGCCCACACCAACCTCCTCATTCCAGCCTGCCCCAACCTCCCTCTCCCAGCCTGCCAGCACCATGTCCTCTGCTTTCATCCAGGTGCTGAGCCAAGTCACCAAGGCCCCCAGCAGTGTCCCCACCCTGGGTGGAGCTAGCTTGTTTGGTCTGGCCAACACACTGACGGCCCCTTCCTCCTCACTGGCCACCACAGAAATAACCAGCAGTAATAATCCCCTCCTGGCCTCTGTGTTCAAGCCCATCTTCGGGCCTGCGACCCCAGCCACCTCAGCCCCAGAGAGCACACCTGCTGTCCCAACTTTTAAGCCCATATTTGGAAGTGCCACAGCCACCAGTGCTTTTGGACAGCCAGCCGCTACCTCAGCCCCCTCCACAGCCAGCGCATCTGCTTCATTGCTCAGCGGGCTCACCAACAGCAGTACAGTGGCTCCTGCTGCCTCCCTGTTCACTGGAGTGTCCAGCAGCACCGCTCCTGCCCCCGTCCCCTCCGTAGTGCCAGCCGCCCCGCCATCTGTCAAGTCTCTGTTTGGAAACTGGAGTGCGCCGCCTGCAATGACCTCTGCCACGACCATTGCCCCTGCCACAGGAAGTACTTTCCAGTTCGGCACCACCTCCACCACAGCTCCtgcacccaccctcagctccacCGCAGCCGCCACCACTAGCAACAACGGCTTTTTGTTTGGTGCCATGACCACCACCTCTGCCGCCACTCAACTCGCCCCCCCAGCCACCGCCCAGGGGGGATTTACCTTTGGCCAGGCTGCAGCCACCCAAAACTCTACCACCGCATCCTTCAGTGGCTTTGGCATGGCCACTGCagccactactactgctgcagCACCTGCAATCCAGTCCACGTTCACGTTTGGGAAGTCGTCGTTCGACGCCTCAGCAGCATCAGCGTTCCCCAGCGCGACTCAGGCCCCGGCTGCTGCTACTGCAGCAGCTAATCCTTTCGCATTTGGGTCAGCTGGGGCCAACCCTGCCCCCTTCGCTTTTGGTGCAGCTGCCACTACGGCAGCTTCTACGTTTGGGACCCCCACTAAGCTGGCATTTGGAGCCAGCTCCACAGGTTTTGCATTTGGCAACACCGCGGCTGCCCCAGCAGCCCCTGCCTTTGGCTCTGCCACTCAGACTGCCGGCACACTCCCAGCCTCCGCCCCAACCTTCTCGTTTGGTGGTGTATCTGCACAGCAGGCCCCCGCTACCCCTGTCCAGCCAACCACCGGAGGATTCAACTTCAGCGCAGCAATTTCAGGCACTCAGTTTGGAACACCCAATCTCACAACACAGACACCAGGCTTCAACTTTGGGGCTGCTGCTAGTGACAAGCCAGCCTTCG GGACGTCTAcccctacttttggccagagcacCGCTGCAGGTCCTATCCCCTTTGGAAGCCCAGGAACTCCAGTCCAAGGATTCAGTGCTTTGGCACCCTCAGCATTCG gCTCTCCATCAACTCCCTCGTTCTCCATTGGCGCTGGCTCCAAAACGTCAGGGGCACGCCAGAGGCTACAAGCCCGAAGGCAGCACCCCAGGAAGAAATAG